One genomic window of Candidatus Methanomethylicota archaeon includes the following:
- the hypE gene encoding hydrogenase expression/formation protein HypE — MSDEFVKLFHGSGGQLTDKLIDKLFVNRVKLHNVFGGVGLRDFDDGASIPIGDFELVMTSDGYTVDPIFFPGGDIGVLAVCGTINDLAVMGAKPLAIMDNIIVEEGFPMKDLELIVNSMIKTAEENNVAIVGGDFKVIPKGKLDKIVIGMSGIGIVPRGKIITDRGVKCGDKIIVTGSIGEHEIALMSVREGLSFIGEIKSDVAAIYNVMEAALEVGGVHAAKDPTRGGLAEALNVWASKCNVGIWIDESKIPIRSEVKAVCEMMGLDPLYLACEGRAVLSVDPAYADDILNRIRRFKGCESASIIGEVRSSPKGYVVMETVIGGSRVVPPPIGSQLPRIC, encoded by the coding sequence ATGTCTGATGAGTTTGTAAAGCTTTTCCATGGTAGTGGTGGGCAACTGACTGATAAGCTCATTGATAAGCTTTTTGTTAATAGAGTTAAGCTTCATAATGTTTTTGGGGGTGTGGGGTTGAGGGATTTTGATGATGGTGCATCAATCCCCATAGGTGATTTTGAACTGGTTATGACATCAGATGGTTACACTGTTGATCCAATATTCTTCCCAGGTGGGGATATTGGTGTTTTAGCTGTATGTGGTACAATTAACGATCTTGCTGTTATGGGTGCTAAGCCCCTTGCCATAATGGATAATATAATTGTTGAAGAGGGGTTTCCAATGAAGGATCTTGAACTAATTGTTAACTCGATGATTAAGACGGCTGAGGAAAATAATGTTGCCATTGTGGGGGGAGATTTTAAAGTTATACCTAAGGGTAAGTTGGATAAAATAGTTATTGGAATGAGTGGAATTGGAATAGTGCCAAGGGGTAAAATTATAACTGATCGTGGCGTTAAGTGTGGGGATAAGATAATTGTTACTGGTAGTATTGGTGAACATGAAATTGCCTTAATGTCTGTTAGGGAAGGGTTATCATTTATTGGGGAAATCAAATCTGATGTTGCTGCAATATATAATGTGATGGAAGCTGCACTTGAAGTTGGAGGTGTTCATGCCGCTAAAGATCCCACGAGGGGGGGTTTAGCTGAGGCTTTAAATGTTTGGGCAAGTAAATGTAATGTTGGTATATGGATCGATGAATCCAAGATACCAATTAGATCTGAGGTTAAAGCCGTATGTGAGATGATGGGTTTAGACCCCCTATACTTAGCCTGTGAGGGTAGAGCTGTTTTAAGTGTGGATCCAGCATATGCAGATGACATCCTAAATAGGATAAGGAGATTTAAAGGGTGTGAATCTGCAAGCATAATTGGTGAAGTTAGGAGTAGCCCTAAGGGGTATGTTGTTATGGAAACCGTAATTGGTGGGAGTAGAGTTGTTCCGCCACCAATTGGGTCGCAGCTCCCCAGAATCTGTTAA
- a CDS encoding 30S ribosomal protein S8e, giving the protein MSYYQGNDLKKPSGGRKRPYREKRKYELGRPPTNTILSENDERVKIRVRGGNIKVREKKAAYANVAITDESGRKVVKVKITRVKSNPANPEYARRGIITKGAIIETPIGEAKVTSRPGQHGVINAVLIKKIS; this is encoded by the coding sequence TTGAGCTACTACCAAGGGAATGACCTTAAAAAACCATCAGGAGGAAGAAAGAGGCCTTATAGGGAAAAGAGGAAATATGAATTGGGGAGACCTCCCACAAACACCATTCTCAGCGAAAATGATGAGAGAGTGAAAATTAGAGTTCGTGGTGGAAACATAAAAGTGAGGGAGAAGAAGGCTGCCTACGCAAATGTGGCAATAACTGATGAAAGTGGGAGAAAGGTGGTCAAGGTGAAGATTACACGAGTAAAGAGCAACCCAGCAAATCCAGAATACGCAAGAAGAGGGATAATAACGAAAGGGGCAATTATAGAGACACCAATAGGAGAAGCAAAAGTTACCTCAAGACCAGGTCAACATGGAGTTATAAATGCAGTATTAATCAAAAAGATAAGCTAA
- a CDS encoding signal recognition particle protein Srp19, whose amino-acid sequence MININGANAYTGKETVKRRKSIIWPAYIDATLTRKYGRRIPKDMAVPNPTIEEMEAAAKELKMKYTVEKGKKYPKTWFKSEGRIIIEETGRKTEIIKKLALTISKMRIEKQRIKESEKSKGKKAD is encoded by the coding sequence GTGATAAACATTAATGGAGCTAATGCATATACAGGTAAGGAAACTGTGAAAAGAAGGAAGAGTATAATATGGCCAGCATACATAGATGCAACATTAACCAGAAAATATGGGAGGAGGATTCCAAAGGACATGGCAGTACCAAACCCAACAATAGAGGAAATGGAGGCAGCAGCAAAGGAGCTGAAAATGAAGTACACCGTGGAAAAGGGTAAAAAATATCCAAAAACGTGGTTTAAGTCTGAAGGAAGAATAATAATAGAGGAAACGGGGAGGAAGACGGAGATTATTAAGAAATTGGCATTAACAATAAGTAAAATGAGAATTGAAAAACAAAGAATTAAAGAATCTGAGAAAAGCAAAGGTAAAAAAGCGGATTAG
- a CDS encoding Gar1/Naf1 family protein translates to MTHAGKILHKVNERLILARAKKAPKTDSKVYDADGKIIGSVYEVFGPVKNPYILIKVSNEKSTPKIKGDKVYFEE, encoded by the coding sequence TTGACGCATGCAGGTAAAATCCTGCATAAAGTGAATGAAAGGCTAATTCTAGCGAGAGCAAAAAAAGCTCCAAAAACAGATTCAAAGGTATATGATGCTGATGGGAAAATCATTGGAAGCGTATACGAAGTATTTGGACCAGTAAAAAACCCATACATCCTAATAAAGGTATCAAATGAAAAGTCAACCCCCAAAATAAAGGGGGATAAAGTATACTTCGAAGAGTAG
- a CDS encoding transcription initiation factor IIB yields MGEPDKTVKICPECGSTNLIRDEERAEITCLNCGLVISERMMDPGPEWRAFNPEQKEKRTRVGAPLTLTIHDKGLSTIIDWRDKDSYGKDLTPKRRAQVYRLRKWQRRIRISDATERNLAFALQEIERITSQLGLPKSIHEEAALIYRRAVEEKLVRGRSVESMAAAAIYAACRKYGVPRTLDEITKVARVNKKDIGRSYRFMARELIKKVNPTNPVEYIPRLATQLGLVGDVQIHAKRIVDIAKNNGLTSGRGPIGVAAAAIYIASVILNEKKTQREIANVAGVTEVTIRNRYKELAEKIAIDIPL; encoded by the coding sequence ATGGGGGAGCCGGATAAAACCGTAAAAATATGTCCAGAATGCGGGAGCACAAATCTAATTAGAGATGAAGAAAGAGCTGAAATAACATGTCTAAATTGTGGATTAGTAATAAGTGAAAGGATGATGGATCCAGGACCTGAATGGAGAGCATTCAATCCGGAGCAAAAGGAGAAGAGAACCCGTGTGGGGGCACCACTCACATTAACAATACATGATAAAGGATTATCAACTATAATTGATTGGAGGGATAAAGACAGCTATGGTAAAGACCTAACACCAAAAAGGAGGGCACAAGTATATAGATTGAGGAAATGGCAGAGGAGAATTAGAATATCAGATGCCACGGAAAGAAACCTCGCATTCGCATTACAAGAAATAGAGAGGATAACATCCCAACTTGGACTGCCAAAAAGCATACATGAAGAAGCTGCACTAATATATAGGAGAGCTGTGGAAGAAAAACTCGTTAGAGGTAGATCGGTGGAAAGCATGGCTGCAGCAGCCATATACGCTGCTTGCAGAAAATATGGTGTACCAAGAACTCTTGATGAAATAACGAAAGTCGCTAGGGTAAATAAGAAGGATATAGGGAGAAGCTATAGATTCATGGCTAGAGAACTCATAAAGAAGGTAAACCCAACAAACCCCGTCGAATACATACCAAGACTTGCAACACAACTAGGACTTGTGGGGGACGTACAAATACATGCAAAGAGAATAGTGGATATAGCGAAGAACAATGGATTAACATCAGGCAGAGGCCCCATAGGAGTTGCTGCAGCAGCAATATACATAGCAAGCGTGATATTAAATGAAAAGAAAACGCAAAGAGAAATAGCAAACGTAGCAGGAGTCACTGAAGTAACAATTAGGAATAGATATAAAGAATTGGCTGAGAAAATAGCCATAGACATACCACTTTAA
- a CDS encoding RlmE family RNA methyltransferase, with translation MDYYYRKAKAEGYRSRAAYKLKEINEKYNVIRRGNIVVDLGAAPGGWIQVSREIVGDDGLVIGVDINEIEKFPWSNVITIQADITDEKIVEIIRSVIPNGRMVDVVLSDAAPKISGIWDTDHARQIFIAENALKIAKELLKPDGRCVIKVFQGPLLNDFINKVKGEFVEVKIFKPSASRKESSEVYVIAKRRKISLSQK, from the coding sequence ATGGATTACTACTATCGAAAAGCAAAAGCCGAAGGTTATAGATCTAGGGCAGCATACAAATTGAAGGAGATAAATGAGAAATATAATGTCATTAGGAGAGGAAACATAGTTGTAGACTTGGGAGCTGCACCTGGAGGATGGATACAAGTTTCAAGAGAAATTGTAGGGGATGATGGGCTAGTGATAGGTGTAGATATAAATGAAATAGAGAAGTTCCCATGGAGTAATGTCATAACAATACAAGCAGACATAACAGATGAAAAGATAGTGGAGATTATAAGGAGCGTAATCCCTAATGGGCGCATGGTAGACGTGGTACTATCAGATGCAGCCCCAAAAATTTCTGGAATATGGGATACTGATCATGCAAGACAAATATTCATAGCAGAAAATGCATTAAAAATAGCTAAAGAATTACTGAAACCAGATGGAAGATGTGTAATAAAGGTTTTTCAAGGCCCTCTATTAAACGATTTCATAAATAAAGTTAAAGGAGAATTCGTAGAGGTTAAAATATTCAAGCCAAGCGCTTCGAGGAAGGAGAGTTCAGAAGTATATGTGATAGCTAAGAGGAGGAAGATTTCACTAAGTCAAAAATGA
- a CDS encoding tRNA (guanine(10)-N(2))-dimethyltransferase, with protein MTLPDDLKLKVICEGKAKLYVPDMDYYGHYVGDDEPSHAPVFYNPRMAFDRSLSVLVVNQFRSFVSENLRICDAFSGTGVRGIRYGLEVDGVDLVWFNDWNPLAVELIHKNILLNSIKPSVIVSCLDARRMFFMNSSFNRRFHVIDIDPFGSPSKFIQPAIASLKDGGLMCITATDVPVLFGKYPTTCLRRYGSIPIESSFSQEIAVRILLGYISRNVSTYDFSCTPLLCYSRAHYIRIFARFNFSVDLANESMSKLGYISFCDKCLHRFVVNGILPPDVRECPNCNSKLHFSGPLWVGPLFNPEFIVELRKHASTPDLTRFLDIILDECRGPPTFYVLDEISKILKTSSPSVDDILEELKSMGFFASRTHFHAKGIRTNAPSKIIFDLVKSSSS; from the coding sequence TTGACTTTACCTGATGATCTGAAGCTTAAGGTGATATGTGAGGGGAAAGCTAAACTTTATGTTCCAGACATGGATTATTATGGCCATTACGTTGGCGATGATGAGCCATCACATGCCCCAGTATTTTACAATCCAAGGATGGCTTTTGATAGAAGTTTATCAGTATTAGTTGTGAATCAATTTAGAAGTTTCGTCTCTGAGAATCTTAGGATTTGTGATGCTTTCTCAGGTACTGGTGTTCGTGGTATAAGATATGGTCTTGAAGTGGATGGGGTTGATCTGGTGTGGTTTAATGATTGGAATCCATTGGCTGTTGAATTAATTCATAAAAATATACTCCTTAACTCGATTAAACCATCTGTGATAGTATCCTGTTTAGATGCGAGAAGGATGTTTTTCATGAATAGCAGTTTTAATAGGAGATTCCATGTGATTGATATAGACCCCTTCGGCTCTCCATCGAAGTTTATTCAGCCTGCCATAGCCTCATTAAAGGATGGTGGGCTTATGTGCATCACTGCCACTGATGTTCCAGTATTGTTTGGCAAATATCCCACCACATGTTTGAGGAGGTATGGATCCATACCCATTGAATCCAGTTTCTCACAGGAGATTGCTGTTAGAATATTGCTTGGATACATTTCGAGAAATGTTTCCACATATGATTTCTCATGCACCCCATTACTCTGCTATTCTAGGGCGCATTACATAAGGATATTTGCACGCTTCAATTTTAGTGTAGATCTCGCGAATGAGTCTATGTCGAAACTTGGCTACATATCCTTTTGCGATAAGTGTCTCCATAGATTTGTTGTGAATGGCATACTGCCCCCTGATGTACGTGAATGTCCAAATTGTAATTCCAAACTCCACTTCTCAGGCCCCCTTTGGGTAGGCCCACTCTTCAATCCAGAATTCATAGTGGAGTTAAGGAAGCATGCTAGCACCCCCGATTTAACCCGTTTCTTGGACATTATACTTGATGAATGTAGGGGGCCTCCAACATTCTATGTTTTGGATGAAATTTCAAAAATCCTTAAAACCTCTTCCCCAAGTGTCGATGATATTTTAGAAGAACTTAAATCCATGGGTTTCTTCGCTTCTAGAACCCACTTCCATGCTAAGGGGATTAGGACGAATGCTCCTTCAAAGATCATTTTTGACTTAGTGAAATCTTCCTCCTCTTAG
- a CDS encoding NTPase produces the protein MIIVVTGRPGVGKSTVCLKVIDLLRGRGLRVGGVICPEIREGGVRVGFKVLDLMSGKSGLLAHVNIPSPVMVGKYYVQLKSFEDVLIDALNSALTDADVIVFDEVGPMELKSNVVLNFLSSIPKINKPILMVVHWKVVNNLRDLIKVDYKVFTVTFENRMLLPNKIFNLLVGGM, from the coding sequence ATGATTATTGTTGTAACTGGGAGGCCTGGTGTGGGTAAGTCTACTGTTTGCCTTAAGGTTATAGATTTGTTGAGGGGGAGGGGGTTAAGGGTTGGTGGAGTTATTTGTCCCGAGATTAGGGAGGGGGGAGTTAGAGTTGGATTTAAAGTTTTGGATTTGATGAGTGGTAAGAGTGGATTATTGGCTCATGTAAATATTCCCTCCCCAGTTATGGTTGGCAAGTATTATGTGCAGTTGAAATCCTTTGAGGATGTTTTAATTGATGCATTAAACTCTGCTTTGACGGATGCCGATGTAATTGTTTTTGATGAGGTTGGCCCTATGGAATTGAAGAGTAATGTGGTGTTGAATTTCCTATCTTCAATTCCCAAAATTAATAAGCCAATTCTCATGGTTGTCCACTGGAAAGTGGTTAACAATTTAAGGGATCTAATAAAAGTTGATTATAAAGTTTTCACAGTAACCTTTGAGAATAGAATGTTGCTTCCAAATAAGATATTTAACCTTTTGGTTGGAGGGATGTAG
- the rnhB gene encoding ribonuclease HII has translation MLIAGVDEAGRGPIIGPMVIAGIMIRDEDQNKLVEIGVRDSKMLTRERRQKLYYKILELSVNWTYQILTPMEIDQAVQYKRRTGIGVLNKLEAEIMAKIINELKPDVAYVDSADVDEERFRRMIMAKLTHKIEVISKHKADQTYPVVSAASIIAKVKRDSIIDEIKRVYGDVGSGYPSDPKTILFIKKCLERGELPDFIRRSWSTLDRVRREI, from the coding sequence ATGTTGATAGCTGGAGTAGATGAGGCAGGAAGAGGCCCAATAATAGGACCAATGGTAATAGCTGGAATAATGATTAGAGATGAAGACCAAAACAAACTTGTGGAAATAGGAGTTAGGGATTCCAAAATGCTTACAAGGGAGAGAAGGCAAAAACTATATTACAAAATCTTAGAGTTAAGTGTTAATTGGACATACCAGATATTAACACCCATGGAAATAGATCAAGCAGTACAATATAAGAGGAGGACAGGGATAGGAGTACTAAACAAACTGGAAGCTGAGATTATGGCTAAGATAATAAATGAGTTGAAACCAGACGTAGCATATGTTGATAGTGCAGATGTAGATGAAGAAAGATTTAGAAGGATGATCATGGCAAAATTAACCCATAAAATTGAAGTGATATCAAAACATAAAGCAGACCAAACATACCCAGTAGTCTCAGCGGCTTCAATAATAGCGAAGGTGAAGAGGGATTCAATAATAGATGAAATAAAGAGGGTTTATGGGGATGTAGGCTCAGGATACCCAAGCGACCCAAAGACAATACTATTCATAAAGAAGTGTCTGGAAAGGGGGGAACTGCCCGACTTCATAAGGAGAAGCTGGTCCACCCTTGATAGGGTTAGAAGGGAAATATAG